A genomic window from Pecten maximus chromosome 2, xPecMax1.1, whole genome shotgun sequence includes:
- the LOC117344826 gene encoding uncharacterized protein LOC117344826, giving the protein MSMSSRSLFLLKTRDLTVQDHSMNIEVMLAPNRTYLLMNKHKTLNAKSNKQNHDVERQRDSSTHSYISEKRLVDRRNQEFYIKRVNMFLNQLSPNTRTTVLDRKSFSPSLNKIQYENKQATEAEKVKKPNTKPRVKSEPCTPRGSLSSSFPLIPTDRRQSKSSVGFHERAKDKDTVVKQTNSFGRSSVAVKGGKLTIQGGRFQNEIRSKEQNCISPVPEYFPPVSPTHNITRDVITPTNPNPSPQPVLRDHNKIFPSRTEIKKVKFVSTKDQNGYKKWQETQTKEKHKIKYLDKKIEGFMMDQLKFNQSNRISHFDKRVVNTTEDGKISNKGNLIEMFDAFCQTGGKQQMHKLVKMAAKMKVKRSTATSSTSLAPSIASFKNSQTFRRLNEVLVRS; this is encoded by the coding sequence ATGTCGATGTCCTCGAGGTCGCTGTTTCTGTTGAAGACACGTGACTTAACCGTACAGGATCACAGTATGAACATTGAGGTGATGCTGGCACCAAATAGGACTTACTTATTGATGAACAAACACAAAACTCTGAACGCCAAGAGTAACAAACAAAATCATGATGTAGAGAGACAGCGAGACTCCTCCACACACTCGTACATCTCCGAGAAACGTCTCGTGGACCGCCGGAACCAGGAATTCTACATCAAACGGGTCAACATGTTCCTCAATCAGTTATCGCCGAACACCCGCACTACCGTCCTCGACAGAAAGTCCTTCTCTCCcagtttaaataaaatacagtacGAAAACAAACAGGCAACAGAAGCGGAGAAAGTAAAAAAACCGAACACTAAGCCAAGAGTCAAATCAGAACCATGCACACCACGAGGTTCTTTAAGTTCAAGCTTTCCTCTGATTCCGACTGACAGACGTCAATCTAAATCATCTGTAGGTTTTCACGAGAGAGCGAAAGATAAAGACACGGTTGTAAAACAGACAAACTCGTTTGGTCGTTCGAGCGTGGCTGTAAAGGGGGGTAAGCTAACCATCCAGGGAGGTCGCTTTCAAAATGAAATCAGATCTAAAGAACAGAATTGCATCTCGCCCGTCCCAGAATACTTCCCTCCAGTTTCGCCGACACACAATATCACTAGGGATGTTATTACACCAACCAATCCGAATCCATCACCACAACCAGTCCTACGGGACCATAATAAGATATTTCCGTCCCGAACGGAAATAAAGAAAGTTAAATTTGTGTCAACAAAGGATCAAAATGGTTACAAAAAGTGGCAAGAAACACAGACCAAAGagaaacacaaaataaaatacttagACAAAAAGATAGAAGGATTTATGATGGACCAGTTAAAATTTAACCAGTCCAATAGAATATCTCACTTTGATAAGCGAGTCGTCAACACGACGGAGGACGGTAAAATTTCAAACAAAGGAAATCTTATCGAGATGTTTGACGCGTTTTGTCAAACAGGAGGTAAGCAGCAGATGCATAAGCTtgtcaagatggctgccaaaaTGAAAGTCAAAAGAAGTACAGCTACATCGAGTACGTCTCTCGCGCCATCAATCGCATCCTTCAAAAACTCGCAGACATTCAGGCGCTTGAACGAAGTACTTGTGAGGTCCTAA